The following coding sequences lie in one Lolium perenne isolate Kyuss_39 chromosome 2, Kyuss_2.0, whole genome shotgun sequence genomic window:
- the LOC127330743 gene encoding uncharacterized protein: protein MMKRLTVASLFFTANVDAAPGLSSPPSMSCASSGTATSWQWPSCTQARTMSFGRDDMGSHSAEVPSTRQDYNTRVIMNPAYRDDSAAVEHSFLSATVSSASTTAPEPACEVDEVIIRGIRSSSRLFFEPEATSSILTKPSAEGCGEVEFGGARAVAIDSADPYGDFRRSMEEMVLSHGGGGGDDWAWLEEMLGWYLRANGKKTHGFIVGAFVDLLVALTSGKQNDKC, encoded by the coding sequence ATGATGAAGAGGCTCACCGTCGCCTCCCTCTTCTTCACCGCCAACGTGGACGCCGCCCCAGGCCTGTCGTCGCCACCTTCCATGTCCTGCGCATCGTCCGGCACGGCCACTTCGTGGCAATGGCCTTCCTGCACGCAGGCCAGGACCATGTCGTTCGGAAGGGACGACATGGGCAGCCACAGCGCGGAGGTACCATCGACGCGCCAGGACTACAACACGAGGGTGATAATGAACCCTGCCTACCGCGACGACTCGGCTGCGGTCGAGCACTCCTTCCTCTCCGCCACCGTGTCTTCTGCTTCCACCACGGCGCCGGAGCCGGCATGCGAGGTGGACGAGGTGATCATCCGGGGGATACGGTCGTCCAGCCGCCTCTTCTTCGAGCCTGAGGCGACGAGCTCCATCCTTACGAAGCCGAGCGCTGAGGGGTGCGGGGAGGTGGAGTTCGGCGGGGCGAGAGCGGTGGCCATCGACTCGGCTGACCCGTACGGCGACTTCCGGCGGTCGATGGAGGAGATGGTGCTGAGCCACGGCGGCGGAGGCGGGGACGACTGGGCGTGGTTGGAGGAGATGCTGGGGTGGTACCTCCGCGCCAATGGCAAGAAGACCCACGGATTCATCGTCGGCGCCTTCGTCGACCTGCTAGTCGCTCTCACCTCCGGCAAGCAGAATGACAAGTGCTAG